The following coding sequences lie in one Mycoplasma crocodyli MP145 genomic window:
- a CDS encoding nuclease-related domain-containing protein, translating into MIKLNETTSLITNSEKLANFTWTIVGVVIMTLLVILITTLFTYLYLKNKKYRSKGFIFEQEVDSKIKTWVNKKNVEYIPGGTYSYNDNMFEIDGLIITSKAIIVVEDKYYTGNITGDANNTFLHLQNDRGKKKKINNPIIQNDNHIRHLFKAARAKFICGSLIVFEKNAKFNIKNVDDHVVLTTIDDISNTLDEMLKSLDSLPKTIDIENYSSMFISLKANTIKEQKKWKKITKTNSKTQRQKGK; encoded by the coding sequence ATGATTAAATTAAATGAGACCACAAGCTTAATTACAAATTCTGAAAAGCTAGCAAACTTTACTTGAACAATTGTTGGCGTTGTTATTATGACTTTATTAGTTATTCTAATTACCACTCTTTTTACATATTTATATTTGAAGAATAAGAAATATCGTTCAAAAGGTTTTATCTTTGAGCAAGAAGTTGATAGTAAAATAAAAACATGAGTCAACAAAAAAAATGTAGAGTACATACCAGGTGGTACATATTCTTATAATGATAATATGTTTGAAATTGATGGTTTAATAATTACTTCCAAGGCAATTATTGTTGTAGAAGATAAATATTATACAGGTAATATAACCGGTGATGCCAACAACACCTTTTTACATTTACAAAATGATAGAGGTAAAAAGAAGAAAATAAATAATCCTATTATCCAAAACGATAATCACATCAGACATTTATTCAAAGCAGCACGTGCAAAATTTATTTGTGGTTCATTAATAGTTTTTGAAAAAAATGCAAAATTTAACATAAAAAATGTTGATGACCATGTTGTTTTAACAACTATTGATGATATTTCTAATACTTTAGACGAAATGTTAAAATCATTAGATTCACTACCGAAAACAATTGATATAGAAAACTATTCTTCGATGTTTATAAGTCTAAAAGCAAATACAATTAAAGAACAAAAGAAATGAAAAAAAATAACTAAAACAAACTCAAAAACACAAAGACAAAAAGGAAAATAA
- a CDS encoding aquaporin — protein MEIKKTNEETNLQKLFGFFKLSKSKKEFAQEPKDSKTWLIHAISELIGTIFISMGLAGLSIKVKDTPVEHLFLLHNIIVGFFAGFIVVGLCLVIFLRWSCDLNPAVTLTRYLNGTNTGRYALMKIGMQIIGSVIAGLLIYGIGTLTNKGGLPNAPIDAVASAYKSFDNVKPNIGNTNNILAVGGTWIFFVEMVMTAVLLFPIFSPNIRDKYRDVMIMFIISLSVWMGILGGSAAINPARGFAQQLPYLIFVPIKSPGLDLSSVTVATVTMILGGLAAPVFFLFCQGFTRAYFNPWFTKLVKFKNFKSDNMHTPNKK, from the coding sequence ATGGAAATTAAAAAAACGAACGAAGAAACCAATTTACAAAAATTATTTGGTTTCTTCAAACTTAGCAAATCAAAAAAAGAATTTGCACAAGAACCTAAGGATTCTAAAACATGACTTATTCATGCTATTTCAGAATTAATAGGAACAATATTTATCTCAATGGGACTTGCTGGTTTAAGCATTAAGGTTAAGGATACCCCGGTTGAACATCTCTTTTTATTGCACAACATTATAGTTGGATTCTTTGCGGGATTTATAGTAGTTGGATTATGTTTAGTAATCTTTCTGCGTTGAAGTTGTGATTTAAATCCTGCTGTTACCTTAACAAGATATTTAAATGGTACTAACACAGGAAGATATGCTTTAATGAAAATAGGTATGCAAATAATTGGAAGCGTTATTGCAGGTCTATTAATTTACGGTATTGGAACATTAACTAATAAAGGTGGATTACCTAATGCTCCAATTGATGCTGTTGCTTCGGCATATAAATCTTTTGATAATGTTAAACCAAATATTGGAAACACAAATAATATACTCGCTGTTGGTGGAACATGAATATTTTTTGTGGAAATGGTTATGACAGCTGTTCTATTGTTTCCGATATTTTCACCAAACATTAGAGATAAATATAGAGACGTAATGATTATGTTTATCATTTCATTGTCTGTATGAATGGGTATTTTAGGTGGAAGTGCTGCAATTAATCCTGCTAGAGGATTTGCACAACAATTACCATATTTAATTTTCGTGCCAATTAAATCACCTGGTTTAGATTTAAGTTCAGTTACAGTAGCGACAGTAACAATGATATTGGGTGGATTGGCTGCACCAGTATTCTTCTTATTTTGCCAAGGATTCACAAGAGCTTACTTTAATCCTTGGTTCACAAAATTAGTAAAATTTAAGAACTTTAAATCAGATAATATGCACACACCAAACAAAAAATAA
- a CDS encoding NAD(P)-dependent oxidoreductase codes for MKIAFFDAKEYDIKYFDKVNNGRHEITYFKENLGINTIKLAKGFDAVCGFVNTFGDKFILELLAKEGIKVWLQRSMGYNKVDLAKAAELGISVFRIPNYSAESVAEFAMGSMLALNRKIVIANRRVKKYNFSLNDLDGLCVHGSTVGVIGGGKIGQSFVKIAKGMGARVLVFDSFNETNFPNLAKELGFEYAPLTKVLKESDFISLHAPLLPSTRYVIDEDAIKLMKHGVIIINTARGELMNITAVIDGLKKGIIGGLASDVLEREEGRFYEDISNRAEEYQELDPEWYELIKMKNVLITSHQAFLTNVALTQIASITLNNADDAQKGDFSKALLMQPDGKIKNG; via the coding sequence ATGAAGATAGCATTCTTTGATGCAAAAGAATATGATATTAAATACTTTGATAAAGTAAATAATGGAAGACATGAAATTACATATTTCAAAGAAAATTTAGGAATTAACACCATTAAATTAGCAAAAGGTTTTGATGCGGTTTGTGGTTTTGTTAATACATTTGGTGATAAGTTCATCTTAGAACTTTTAGCTAAAGAAGGAATTAAAGTTTGATTACAAAGATCAATGGGCTACAATAAAGTTGATTTAGCAAAAGCTGCTGAATTAGGAATAAGTGTATTTAGAATACCTAACTATTCAGCCGAATCAGTTGCTGAATTTGCAATGGGTTCAATGTTAGCACTTAATAGAAAAATTGTTATAGCAAATAGACGTGTAAAAAAATATAATTTCTCTCTTAATGACCTTGATGGACTTTGTGTTCACGGTTCAACAGTAGGAGTCATTGGTGGCGGAAAAATAGGTCAATCATTTGTTAAAATAGCAAAAGGAATGGGAGCAAGAGTTTTGGTGTTTGACTCATTTAATGAAACAAACTTTCCTAATTTAGCTAAAGAATTAGGTTTCGAATATGCACCTTTAACAAAGGTTCTTAAAGAAAGTGATTTTATATCACTACATGCACCTCTACTTCCTTCAACTCGTTATGTAATTGATGAAGATGCAATTAAATTAATGAAGCATGGAGTTATTATTATTAATACTGCACGTGGTGAATTAATGAATATAACTGCAGTTATTGATGGGCTTAAAAAAGGTATTATTGGTGGATTAGCAAGTGATGTTCTGGAACGTGAAGAAGGTAGATTCTATGAAGATATTTCAAACAGAGCTGAAGAATATCAAGAACTCGATCCTGAATGATATGAACTAATAAAAATGAAGAATGTTTTAATAACATCACACCAAGCATTTCTTACAAACGTTGCTTTAACACAAATAGCTTCAATTACTTTAAATAATGCAGATGATGCTCAAAAAGGTGACTTTTCTAAAGCATTGTTAATGCAACCTGATGGTAAAATAAAAAATGGATAA
- a CDS encoding zinc-dependent alcohol dehydrogenase: protein MAKKMKAFVVREPRKWSVELVDIPEPKEKEVLIKMETSGVCHTDLHAANFDWLVTPKYPLIPGHEGIGIVEKLGPGCTHLKVGQRVCLAWLHDACGHCEFCLTGKETLCPNQNMSAYTKDGSFAEYAIGHEDYVGVVPKDLDIITGAPVVCAGVTTYKAVKQAKLKPGEYVAVIGVGGLGQMAVQYAKAMGYRPIGIDLSDEKCKLAIKSGAEYAFNSKKVDVVAKVLEVTNGGVHGVINTSVATAAAVQGMSILRRGGRQVLVGLPAKDSHGKDEFPVSVFWTVLCERELAGSIVGTRKDLAEALDYAARGLVKSEVTKVIKLEEVASIFEKLEKGEFLGRAVIDYRK from the coding sequence ATGGCAAAAAAAATGAAAGCGTTTGTAGTACGCGAACCTAGAAAATGAAGTGTGGAATTAGTTGATATTCCAGAACCAAAGGAAAAAGAAGTTCTAATTAAAATGGAAACCAGTGGAGTTTGTCATACAGACTTACACGCAGCTAATTTCGATTGATTAGTAACACCTAAATATCCTTTAATTCCAGGACACGAAGGAATTGGAATTGTTGAAAAATTAGGTCCAGGATGTACACACCTAAAAGTAGGTCAAAGAGTTTGTTTAGCTTGATTACATGATGCATGTGGACACTGTGAATTTTGTTTAACAGGTAAAGAAACATTATGTCCTAACCAAAATATGTCAGCATATACAAAAGATGGATCATTTGCAGAATATGCAATTGGACATGAAGATTATGTTGGTGTTGTTCCAAAAGACTTAGACATTATTACGGGAGCGCCAGTTGTTTGTGCTGGGGTTACAACATATAAAGCAGTTAAACAAGCTAAACTAAAACCAGGTGAATATGTTGCAGTTATTGGAGTTGGTGGATTAGGGCAAATGGCAGTTCAATACGCCAAAGCAATGGGTTACCGTCCAATTGGAATTGACCTAAGTGATGAAAAATGTAAATTAGCAATTAAATCAGGAGCTGAATATGCTTTCAACTCTAAAAAAGTAGATGTTGTTGCTAAAGTTCTAGAAGTAACAAATGGTGGAGTTCATGGTGTAATTAATACATCAGTAGCAACAGCAGCAGCTGTTCAAGGAATGAGTATTCTACGTAGAGGTGGTCGCCAAGTTTTAGTTGGATTACCTGCTAAAGACTCACACGGTAAAGATGAATTTCCAGTTTCAGTATTTTGAACTGTTCTATGCGAAAGAGAATTGGCTGGTTCAATAGTAGGGACACGTAAAGACCTAGCTGAAGCATTAGACTATGCAGCAAGAGGATTAGTAAAATCAGAAGTAACAAAAGTTATTAAACTTGAAGAAGTTGCAAGCATCTTTGAAAAGCTAGAAAAAGGCGAATTCTTAGGTAGAGCAGTAATTGATTACAGAAAATAA
- a CDS encoding DNA-processing protein DprA, protein MNDYLLYYSWLNNGDNFKVFMSIKNTFPINNEKLKEIKEYLKEKDIKYVTFMDSDYPEKLLIYKYPPYILFYKGDYELIKKQNIYCLTGDIINEKSFEQFIINKDVVINNIQLITNNFKGFDERIVEEYKKFNKPIIRIFANGFCWNDELNTNNEVDNDLWISQYPPLTHPKIIRFKERNLLLAALSNELIVFSSKKESKIFNLAGCFVNIGKEVNCFPGIEIDDGNNLLIKEGANLITSISDVACY, encoded by the coding sequence ATGAATGATTATTTACTTTACTACTCATGATTAAATAATGGGGACAATTTTAAGGTGTTTATGTCTATAAAAAATACCTTTCCAATCAATAATGAAAAACTCAAAGAAATTAAAGAGTACTTAAAAGAAAAGGATATAAAATATGTAACATTTATGGATTCAGACTATCCTGAAAAGTTATTGATTTATAAATACCCACCATATATATTATTTTATAAAGGTGATTATGAATTAATTAAAAAACAAAATATTTATTGTTTAACGGGTGATATTATTAATGAAAAATCTTTTGAACAATTCATAATAAATAAAGATGTTGTAATCAATAATATTCAATTGATTACAAATAACTTCAAAGGTTTTGATGAAAGAATTGTTGAGGAATATAAAAAATTCAATAAACCTATAATAAGAATTTTTGCAAATGGGTTTTGTTGAAATGATGAATTAAATACGAATAATGAAGTTGACAATGATTTATGAATATCACAATATCCACCACTCACACACCCTAAAATAATAAGATTTAAGGAAAGAAATTTGCTATTAGCAGCTTTGTCTAATGAGCTTATAGTTTTTTCATCAAAGAAAGAAAGCAAAATTTTTAACCTTGCAGGTTGCTTTGTAAATATAGGAAAAGAAGTTAATTGTTTTCCTGGTATTGAAATTGATGACGGAAATAATTTGCTTATTAAAGAAGGAGCAAACCTAATAACTTCAATTAGCGATGTGGCATGTTATTAA
- the rpmA gene encoding 50S ribosomal protein L27 has product MAHTKAGGSTHNGRDSQSKRLGAKLGDGQFATAGSIIYRQRGTKIFPGVNVGRGGDDTLFMLIDGYVKYETRRNRKFASVYTERKVSVKK; this is encoded by the coding sequence ATGGCACATACGAAAGCTGGTGGTTCGACCCACAATGGACGTGATAGTCAAAGTAAGAGATTAGGTGCTAAGTTAGGTGATGGACAATTTGCAACAGCAGGATCAATTATTTATCGTCAAAGAGGAACAAAAATTTTTCCTGGAGTTAATGTAGGACGTGGTGGAGATGATACTCTATTCATGTTAATCGATGGTTATGTTAAATATGAAACAAGAAGAAACAGAAAGTTTGCTTCAGTTTACACAGAAAGAAAAGTTAGTGTAAAAAAATAA
- the rplU gene encoding 50S ribosomal protein L21, whose product MLAIIETGGKQLLVKKDQTIFIEKIEGNEGETVTFDKVLLVDSKIGKPYLKNAKVSGIIEKQGKAKKIVVYRHNAKSTHKRKLGHRQPYTRVKITEIKG is encoded by the coding sequence ATGTTAGCAATTATCGAAACAGGTGGCAAACAATTACTTGTTAAAAAAGACCAAACAATCTTCATTGAAAAAATAGAAGGTAATGAAGGAGAAACAGTAACTTTTGATAAAGTTTTACTTGTTGATTCTAAAATTGGTAAACCATATTTAAAAAACGCTAAAGTAAGCGGAATTATCGAAAAACAAGGTAAGGCAAAGAAAATCGTTGTCTACCGTCATAACGCAAAATCTACTCACAAAAGAAAACTTGGACACCGTCAACCATATACACGTGTTAAAATCACAGAAATAAAGGGGTAA
- a CDS encoding YitT family protein, which produces MKTNNQVDQDLADTASIDNSFELNKNLEINQHSIDEELELIKYSMGKHLLNNKTTKLTFRRFFTKYWRRILIVIFASFIFNFGVQLFMDRAQTIPSGLTGIPTLLQYAIPAIKPYFALVYFAVNIPLFLTYGLKIKRSFTWLTIVFMISQILINMVFTNDVVHSNLIRWFELVPGWVNEPGSSITWPILIYGSIGSFIIAVSIALTWKAGGSTGGTDIIVYYYSTKSKKNVATMMSLVSFSTATIFLIIFSFVKPNVDLEGKRIIFGMRELSTYAYILITNIVLNFLYPKYKKVVLSISCSDPSKVLAYLKLIKYWHGYEVSALTSGYTGKTIYRIESVMLLLETKNMINDLKLVDKSIFVSIQPVKNVIGSFNTNFLE; this is translated from the coding sequence ATGAAAACAAATAATCAAGTAGATCAAGATCTAGCAGATACAGCTTCAATTGATAATTCTTTTGAACTTAACAAAAATCTAGAAATTAACCAACACTCAATTGATGAAGAATTAGAACTTATAAAATATAGTATGGGGAAACATCTTTTAAATAATAAAACAACAAAGTTGACATTTAGAAGATTTTTTACTAAATATTGAAGACGTATTTTGATAGTTATTTTTGCTTCATTTATATTTAACTTTGGTGTTCAATTGTTTATGGATAGAGCCCAAACAATTCCATCTGGTTTAACTGGAATTCCAACTCTTTTACAATATGCAATTCCTGCAATAAAACCATATTTTGCTCTTGTATATTTTGCAGTTAATATTCCTTTGTTTTTAACATATGGCTTAAAAATAAAGAGAAGCTTTACATGGTTAACGATTGTCTTTATGATTTCTCAAATTTTAATAAATATGGTCTTCACAAATGATGTAGTACACTCAAACTTAATTAGATGATTTGAATTAGTGCCGGGTTGGGTGAATGAACCAGGTTCTTCAATTACATGACCTATATTAATATATGGTTCAATCGGTTCATTTATTATAGCAGTAAGTATAGCATTAACATGAAAAGCAGGTGGTTCTACAGGTGGAACTGATATTATAGTTTATTATTATTCAACTAAATCTAAAAAAAATGTTGCAACAATGATGAGTTTAGTTTCTTTTTCAACAGCTACAATTTTCTTAATTATATTTAGTTTTGTTAAACCTAATGTTGATTTAGAAGGTAAAAGAATAATTTTTGGAATGAGAGAACTCTCAACATATGCGTACATATTGATTACTAATATAGTACTGAACTTTTTATATCCTAAATACAAAAAAGTAGTTCTATCAATCTCGTGCTCAGATCCTTCTAAAGTATTAGCTTATTTAAAATTAATAAAATACTGACATGGTTATGAAGTTAGCGCTCTAACAAGTGGATATACAGGTAAAACAATTTACAGAATTGAATCAGTTATGTTGCTTTTAGAAACTAAAAATATGATTAACGATTTAAAACTTGTTGATAAATCAATCTTTGTTTCAATTCAACCTGTTAAAAATGTTATAGGAAGTTTTAATACAAACTTTTTAGAATAA
- the msrA gene encoding peptide-methionine (S)-S-oxide reductase MsrA — protein MKKIYLAGGCFWGVQAYFKTIKGIIKTTVGYANSEIKNPTYIQVKTGSTNAVEAVEIYYDEIILKLDEIVKKLFDVIDPTQLNHQAHDFGSQYRNGFYFENEEDELIINNKINELSKHIKGKVVTEVLKLKNYYLAEEYHQDYLDKHPNAYCHINF, from the coding sequence ATGAAGAAAATTTATTTGGCAGGCGGATGTTTTTGAGGTGTTCAAGCATACTTTAAAACAATAAAGGGAATTATTAAAACAACTGTGGGATATGCTAATTCGGAAATTAAAAATCCAACTTACATACAAGTTAAAACCGGTTCTACAAATGCTGTTGAAGCAGTAGAGATATATTATGATGAGATAATTTTAAAACTTGATGAAATAGTCAAAAAACTTTTTGATGTTATCGATCCGACGCAATTAAACCACCAAGCACATGACTTTGGAAGTCAATACAGAAATGGCTTCTATTTTGAGAACGAAGAAGATGAATTAATCATTAATAATAAAATTAATGAACTTTCAAAACATATAAAAGGGAAAGTTGTAACTGAAGTTTTGAAATTAAAAAATTACTATTTAGCAGAAGAATATCACCAAGATTATTTAGATAAGCATCCAAATGCATATTGTCATATAAATTTTTAG
- the rplA gene encoding 50S ribosomal protein L1 produces MRKLSKNLKAARESFDRNNVYDLNEAIELAKKTSYAKFDASIDLAFNLNLDVRKAEQQLRGSVLLPFGTGKKIRVLVVTNTPEKQKAAKAAGADIVVDGPALEQKIKEDDFDFDVMVADPAMMPLLGKYGKKLGPKGLMPNPKTGTVTPTPEKAVEELKKGKANYRTDKAGIVHTLIGKASMSTSDLTENAKTIINLIKKLKPAVVKGTYMLNLTVSSTMGPSVKIKIEK; encoded by the coding sequence ATGAGAAAATTATCTAAAAACTTAAAAGCTGCTCGTGAATCATTTGACAGAAACAATGTTTACGATTTAAACGAAGCTATTGAATTAGCTAAGAAAACTTCATATGCAAAATTCGATGCTTCTATTGATTTAGCATTCAACTTAAACCTTGATGTTCGTAAAGCAGAACAACAACTAAGAGGATCGGTTTTACTTCCATTTGGAACAGGTAAAAAAATAAGAGTTTTGGTTGTTACTAACACACCTGAAAAACAAAAAGCAGCAAAAGCTGCTGGAGCTGACATTGTTGTAGATGGTCCAGCATTAGAACAAAAAATTAAGGAAGATGATTTTGATTTTGATGTTATGGTTGCGGATCCAGCAATGATGCCTCTACTTGGTAAATATGGAAAAAAACTTGGACCTAAAGGTTTAATGCCTAATCCAAAAACAGGTACAGTTACACCAACACCTGAAAAAGCAGTAGAAGAACTTAAAAAAGGGAAAGCTAACTATAGAACAGATAAAGCAGGTATTGTTCATACACTGATTGGTAAAGCAAGTATGTCAACAAGTGATTTGACAGAAAATGCTAAAACAATTATTAATTTAATTAAAAAACTTAAACCGGCTGTTGTTAAAGGAACATATATGTTAAACTTAACGGTTTCTTCAACAATGGGGCCAAGCGTTAAAATTAAAATAGAAAAATAA
- the rplK gene encoding 50S ribosomal protein L11, translating into MAKKEIVRVAKLQFNAGQAKPGPSLAGVGINMPEFTRAFNDATKDRNGEPVPVQITVYKDKTFDFKLYTSPASFKLKQVAKVKAGSANSKTTIVATIKASQLKEIAEYKLPDLNTDSVDSAMATIAGTARNMGILVEGYDDIFKLKAEAKAASKASALAKAKEESLASAEAQMKETKNKSIEVNVIGDDKEAEGDVK; encoded by the coding sequence ATGGCAAAAAAAGAAATAGTTCGTGTAGCTAAACTTCAATTCAATGCTGGTCAAGCTAAACCTGGACCATCATTAGCTGGGGTAGGTATTAACATGCCTGAATTTACAAGAGCTTTCAACGACGCTACAAAAGACAGAAATGGTGAACCTGTTCCTGTTCAAATTACAGTATACAAAGATAAAACATTTGATTTTAAATTGTATACATCACCTGCATCATTTAAACTTAAACAAGTTGCGAAAGTAAAAGCAGGTTCAGCTAATTCAAAAACAACAATTGTTGCTACTATTAAAGCATCACAATTAAAAGAAATAGCAGAATATAAATTACCTGATCTAAACACAGATAGTGTTGATTCAGCTATGGCTACAATTGCTGGAACAGCAAGAAACATGGGAATTTTAGTTGAAGGATATGATGATATCTTTAAACTAAAGGCAGAAGCTAAAGCTGCATCTAAAGCTTCAGCACTTGCAAAAGCTAAGGAAGAATCGTTAGCATCAGCAGAAGCACAAATGAAGGAAACCAAAAACAAATCAATTGAAGTTAATGTTATTGGTGATGACAAAGAAGCAGAAGGAGATGTTAAATAA
- a CDS encoding ribonuclease J, giving the protein MMLPTRLIPLGGVQEIGKSTLLIEHNNHIFIVDAGIKFADTFTTGIKGIIPDYSYLNEPGKIIEGLFITHGHEDHIGGVVHLLKQVFVKKIFAPRIAIQYLKLKFEEHGIVQKNHEFIEIEKSAIYNFDEGCKVDFWTAQHSIPDAFGVRITTPNGSVMCTGDFRFDYTPIGNYTDFSRLDQMGKEGLTVLMSDSTNAMRPFHSPSEKDIITDIERHLVEAKGKIILTAFASNLTRVKVIIDLAAKLKKKVITFGRSMIQGVKIGRKLGYIDVSSDIFVDKKHLSKVKDSDLVILTTGSQGEQLAALSRMSYGKHATVKIAKGDTIIFSSSPIPGNRMVIELLINRLYKLGAIIKENGPDGYLHTSGHAYRYEHDKIFQLTKPKYFLPYHGEYRMSIVHGQSAIENGVDAKNVIIPQAGVVYNMLDQVVTETNEKINYGPIYIDGNNALNLNANIIRERANLSESGFVSIVLVINKKTNSIIGKPHLISRGCFFVKNSTALVEETKRISHGTTLHFIKNTPDWNVVDLKQIISDRLKNLFYKEKRRNPIIIPVILFNDDETDKNLQGLKINFGQIKSQENDRTSSNLKKQLSDLKSKLIEEDKEDIYDDLDEEDEK; this is encoded by the coding sequence ATGATGCTACCAACAAGATTAATTCCTTTGGGTGGTGTTCAGGAAATAGGGAAATCCACCTTATTAATAGAGCATAACAACCATATTTTTATCGTTGATGCAGGTATAAAATTTGCAGATACTTTTACAACTGGAATCAAAGGAATCATACCTGATTATTCATATTTAAACGAACCAGGAAAAATAATTGAAGGGCTTTTTATTACACACGGTCATGAAGATCATATTGGAGGAGTAGTTCACCTTTTAAAGCAAGTTTTTGTTAAAAAAATATTTGCACCAAGAATAGCGATCCAATATCTAAAACTTAAATTTGAAGAACACGGTATTGTTCAAAAAAATCATGAATTTATTGAAATAGAAAAAAGTGCAATTTACAATTTTGATGAAGGTTGCAAAGTTGATTTTTGAACAGCTCAACATTCAATACCTGATGCTTTTGGAGTAAGAATCACAACTCCAAATGGTAGCGTAATGTGTACTGGAGATTTTAGATTTGATTATACTCCAATAGGAAATTACACTGATTTTTCTAGATTAGACCAAATGGGTAAAGAGGGATTGACTGTTCTTATGTCAGATTCGACAAACGCTATGCGTCCATTTCACTCTCCTTCTGAGAAGGATATAATAACCGATATTGAAAGACATTTAGTTGAAGCAAAGGGTAAAATAATATTAACTGCTTTCGCTTCAAATTTAACACGTGTTAAAGTTATTATTGATTTAGCAGCTAAACTTAAAAAGAAAGTTATTACCTTTGGAAGATCAATGATTCAAGGTGTTAAAATAGGTAGAAAACTTGGTTATATTGATGTGTCTTCTGATATTTTTGTTGATAAAAAACATCTTTCAAAAGTTAAGGATAGTGACTTAGTTATATTAACAACCGGTTCTCAAGGGGAACAGTTAGCTGCTCTTTCTAGAATGTCATATGGAAAACATGCAACTGTCAAAATAGCAAAAGGCGACACTATAATTTTTTCTTCAAGTCCAATTCCTGGAAATAGAATGGTAATAGAATTATTAATTAATAGACTTTACAAATTAGGTGCAATCATTAAGGAAAATGGACCAGATGGATATTTACATACATCAGGACATGCTTATAGATATGAACATGATAAAATTTTTCAACTTACTAAACCAAAATATTTCCTACCATATCATGGAGAATATAGAATGAGTATAGTTCACGGTCAGAGTGCTATCGAAAATGGAGTTGATGCAAAAAATGTAATCATACCACAAGCAGGCGTTGTTTACAATATGTTAGATCAAGTTGTAACCGAAACAAACGAAAAAATAAATTATGGACCAATTTATATAGATGGAAATAATGCTTTAAATCTTAATGCAAACATTATTAGAGAAAGAGCTAATCTTAGTGAATCTGGTTTCGTTTCTATAGTTTTGGTTATTAATAAAAAAACAAATTCTATTATAGGTAAGCCACATTTGATAAGCAGAGGATGTTTCTTTGTTAAAAATTCCACAGCTTTAGTAGAAGAAACAAAGCGTATTTCACATGGAACCACATTGCATTTTATCAAGAACACTCCAGACTGAAATGTTGTAGATTTAAAACAAATAATAAGCGATAGATTAAAGAATTTGTTCTATAAAGAAAAAAGAAGAAATCCTATTATTATTCCTGTGATACTTTTTAATGATGATGAAACAGACAAGAATTTACAAGGTTTAAAAATTAATTTTGGTCAAATCAAATCACAAGAAAATGATAGAACATCATCAAATCTTAAAAAACAATTGAGTGATCTTAAATCGAAATTAATTGAAGAAGACAAAGAAGATATTTATGATGATTTAGATGAGGAAGATGAAAAATAA
- a CDS encoding sigma factor yields the protein MLKRDIKNMNDEVVQYFNLTFYKNISDQKLLMIYIRKFEQVISYWTRVKFNYLYCDEAKADDVRQVIYANLIKTVDNFDSKLGIPFENYFFNSLKYQILNEYNKTNTSQYKFENSLTWYAEDTIENISVTSGEDDRTLLELLSKYDTCNFINKLSKSEINTLKNINVNKNKMFFSSFRINSILSDIKNKYSAFYTQKN from the coding sequence ATGTTAAAAAGAGATATAAAAAATATGAATGACGAAGTTGTTCAATATTTTAATTTAACATTTTATAAAAATATTTCAGATCAAAAATTATTAATGATCTATATAAGAAAATTTGAGCAAGTTATTAGTTATTGAACAAGAGTAAAATTCAATTATCTTTATTGTGATGAAGCAAAAGCAGATGATGTGAGACAAGTAATTTATGCAAATTTAATTAAGACAGTTGATAATTTTGATTCAAAACTTGGAATTCCGTTTGAAAATTATTTTTTTAACTCATTAAAATACCAAATTTTAAATGAATATAACAAAACAAATACAAGTCAATACAAGTTTGAAAATTCATTGACTTGATATGCTGAAGATACAATAGAAAACATATCTGTTACTTCGGGTGAAGATGATAGAACTTTACTCGAACTACTTTCTAAATATGATACCTGTAATTTTATAAACAAATTAAGTAAGAGTGAAATTAATACTTTAAAAAATATAAATGTTAATAAGAACAAAATGTTTTTTAGTTCGTTTAGAATCAACTCAATTTTAAGTGATATTAAAAACAAATATAGTGCTTTTTACACTCAAAAAAATTAA